In Zunongwangia sp. HGR-M22, the sequence ATGAAATTTTAGAACGTTTACCAAAGCATCTTCAGCAATACATTAAACCACAAAATTATGAAGACTATACACCTATCAATCAGGCGGTGTGGCGATATGTTATGCGCAAAAATGTAGCGTACCTTAGCAAGGTGGCGCACAAATCTTATTTAGACGGACTCGAGCAAACTGGAATTTCTATAGATCATATTCCAAATATGTACGGGATGAATCGAATCTTAAAAGAAATTGGCTGGGCAGCGGTTGCGGTAGATGGTTTTATACCGCCGGCTGCATTTATGGAATTTCAGGCGTTTAATGTTTTGGTAATTGCTAGCGACATCAGGCAACTGGAAAATATCGAGTACACTCCTGCACCCGATATTATTCATGAAGGCGCCGGGCATGCACCAATTATAGCTAATCCAGAATATGCCGAATATTTAAGGCGTTTTGGAGAAATTGGATGCAAAGCAATTTCAAGCGCTCATGATTACGAAGTTTACGAAGCTATTAGAAAACTTTCTATTTTAAAAGAAGCTGAAGGAACTCCGCTTAAAGAAATAGCTGCTATTGAAAAACTTGTTGGTGAGCTGCAGGACAAAAATGTAGAGCCGAGTGAAATGGCGCTCATTAGAAACTTACACTGGTGGACAGTAGAATACGGGCTGATAGGAACTCCTGAAAATCCAAAGATTTATGGTGCCGGTTTATTATCGTCGATTGGCGAAAGCAAGTCGTGCATGACTGAGAATATAAAAAAAATCCCTTATTCGATCGAAGCTATGCATCAGGAATTTGATATTACAAAGCCACAACCGCAGTTGTATGTAACTCCAGATTTTGCACATTTAAGCCTGGTTTTAGAGGAATTCGCTAATAAAATGGCGCTTAGAAAAGGTGGCTTAAGCGGAATTAAAAAATTGATAGATTCAAAAGGTTTGGGCACTATCGAATTTAGTACCGGCTTGCAGGTTTCAGGGAACTTTGAAAATGTGATCGAATTTGAAGGAAAACCAATTTATATTCAAACGAAAGGAAAAACAGCACTTGCTTCTAGAGAAAAAGAATTGATTGGACATGGTACAAAATCACATCCCGAAGGTTTTGGCTCGCCGATCGGAAAATTAAAAGGTATCAATTTAGCCATTGAAGATATGAGTCCGCGTGACTTAAAAGCCTATAAAATTTACGAAGGAGAAAATATTGAGCTAGAATTTGAAGGTGGTATTATTGTAAACGGCGAAATAATTACAGGAACCAGAAACCTACAAGGAAAAATAGTTCTTATAAGCTTTAGAAATTGTACTGTAAAGTATGAAGATCAAGTTTTATTTAAACCGGAATGGGGAAGATACGATATGGCTGTAGGCAAAGAAATAGTATCGGCATTTGCAGGACCGGCAGATCATCATTCTTTCGATTTAGTTACCCATAAAACAAGCTCAAATTCAATTAAAACAGAAAAGACTTCAAAACAAAAAGAACTCGAAGGCTTATACGAAGCTGTACGCCATTTTAGAGAAGGAAAAAATACAAAATTTAGCATTCAGGCTGCATTCGATATTCTTAAAAAAGACCACCAGGACGATTGGTTATTAATTACTGAAATTTATGAATTGGCGCTAGCGCATGATCCAGAATTAGCCAAAATAAGTAAAGATCATTTAGAAAAACTTCAGCAAAAAAGACCTAAAATCGCTCATCTGATAGAAGATGGAATTGCTATGGCTAAAAATAAAATGGCTCCTAAAATCTAAAGTTTGATATCCTGTAAATCATTTTGAGATGTTACCGGCATGTCATTATATTCTAAGGTCCAGCCCATGGTATTTGTTAAAATATAGATTTTGGACAATTCGCTCACCAACCTGTTTTGAGCGTTCGTCTTAATACTGGAAGCCTCTATTTTTTTCTTTAAAGAAGCGGTCACCTTCTTTTTAATCTTATTGTGATCTGAAGCGTCAAACTGATTTAGATAATCTTGTGTAACATCATAATATTGAATATCTGGATAAATATTTAGTTCTTGCTTTGGGATACTTTTTATAATAACACGCTTATTTTCCTGGTCGATCTCGGTTTCAAGCTGACTTAGATCATAGCTTACCGTTACTTTTGCATTCACAACAATTAGTGCTTTCTTTCTTGCTGAAAACACATCTAAATAAAACTTTTTTGAATCTTTATACGACCAAACCTGAGAGAAATTACCTTCGGTAACCACAAGTTTACCTACATTTTTAATTTGTTCCTGAATAAGCTTAGAGTTTTGCTCTAATACTTCACGCTCATTTTGCAGATTCTTATAAAAGCGATATCCAAAAACGATAAGTAAAACAGCAACCGCTCCTAACAGGAACTTTTTCATTGTATAAAAATTAAAGTTGAAATTAAAGATAAGGATTTAAAAATAGGAAAGTGTTATAAAAAACTTATGGACGGCCCCACCCGTCCATAAGAGTAAAATTTCTAAAATCTACCCCAAACAAATTTTAGAAAAGAAAGTTTAATTAATCATCGTATCCTTAAGTAGGATACTTCAATCAATAAATTAGAATTAATTTACAGTGCGTAATTTACAATTATTTTATAATATTCAAAATATATATCACATAATTTTATTACATAACTGCCAAATTAGCTTTTAAAATAATAAATTCAGAATTCAATAGAAGGCATTTTATGCTTTAGTCTTTCGATTTTCAACTTAAGTTTTTCAAGAAATTCGCGATGTTTGGGGCTGTTTTCGTCAAAAGGGCGATGACTTAGACTTTTCTGAATACTATCCACTTCTTTCATTATTGGATAAATTTCAGAATCTATCCAGGCTTCTTTAAATTTATCCCATATATAATCTATAGCGCTTTCAGAAAGATGAATCATATCTTTTCCATAAAATCGATAATCGCGTAATTCATCCATTACAAGTTCGTAACTGGGAAAATATGCTGTCATTTCGTTCAATTTCAGCTTCTCCTCTTCTCTATATTCATGAACTGTTGAAATTAGATTTGCTTTACTACGTTGATTCTCTACAAAACCATCCTTTAAATGCCGAACCGGTGAAACGGTAAAAATAATTTTAGCTTTAGGATTAAGCTTCCAGATGATATTGGAAATTTCGAAGAGACTTTTTTTTATCTCATCTATAGAATAGATTCTTTTAGTAAAATTAGATTGCGCCACTTTATGACAATTTGCTACCAAACGCTGTTCTGAATGTAAAACATAGCCCCAGGCAGTGCCTAAAGTTATAACTACATGTGTGCTTTTTTGCAAAAAAGATCGCGTATTCTGCAAAGAATTATTTAAATGAAAAATCATTTCTGCCCTATCGGGACGATTCATTTGTGAATGCACATCGAAACAGCTAAATTGATCATTACGCTCAAAAATATCACACTCTGAGTACGAATAATCTTCTTCTATTCTTCGGAATAAGTTGAGCAGTGCCACGGGATGAAATATAATTCCGAAGGGATTTTGCAGCACATTGAATTTAAAATAATGAAGTTTATCACCAATATTTTCTACAAAACAAGATCCAAACAAGGCAATATTAGCATTGTAGTTGATCTTCGGCGATTGATTTCTAACCGGTACAATTGTTCTGAAATCCATATCAAATAAATAAAAAGGCGTACAGAAATGTTCTTCCATACGCCTATAATTTTATAAAAGAAAGATACTAAAATTCTTAGAATCTTTCTACTCAATATATTTTTTAGCTTCAGCCAAAGCTTCTGGAATTCCTGCCGGATTTTTACCACCTGCAGTTGCAAAGAAAGGCTGGCCACCGCCACCTCCATGGATATGCTTACCAAGCTCACGAACAATTGTTCCCGCATTTAACGCTTTACTGGCAACCAATTCTTTAGAAACATAGCAGGAAAGCAATGCTTTTTCTTTTTGCTCGGTTCCAAAAAGAAGGAATAAATTATCGATTTCTCCACCTAATTGAAAGGCTAAATCTTTAATTCCGCCGGCATCAAGATCTACTTGTTTTGCTAAAAAGTGAACACCGTTTATTTCCTGAATCTCATTTTTAACCTCAGATTTCAGGTTTTTGGCTTTTTCTTTTAATAAAGCTTCTACTTGCTTTTTCAGTTCAGTATTTTCTTCTTGTAAAACTGAAATTGCTTTTACAGGATCTTTGGCGTTTTTCAACAATCCCTGAACCTCTTCTAATATTTCAGTTTTAGTATTAAAATAGTCTCTTGCTGCATCACCGGTAATGGCTTCGATTCTACGAATACCTGAAGCTACCGCACTTTCCCCGGTAATTTTAAAATACCAGATATCAGCGGTGTTATTTACATGCGTACCACCGCAAAGTTCCATAGATTCTCCAAAACGAATCGCACGAACGCTATCTCCATACTTCTCCCCAAAAAGTGCAATCGCTCCTTGGTTTAAAGCTTCCTGATACGCTATATTGCGTTGCTCCTCCAGTTTTAACTTTTGCTGAATACGCTCGTTTACAAACTGCTCTACCTGTTCTATTTCTTCGGAAGAAAGTTTGCTAAAATGACTAAAATCGAATCGCATATAATTAGGTTGCACCATAGAACCTTTTTGCTCTACATGCGTTCCCAGTATTTGTCGTAACGCCTGATGCAGTAAGTGCGTAGCAGTATGATTTGCCGCTGTTTTTGCACGTGCATCAGCATCTACCACCGCCGTAAACTCTGCTGAAACATCTTTAGGCAATTTTTTAGCAAAATGTATAATTTGGTTACTTTCTTTCTTGGTATCGATAATGTTTATCTTCTCTTCACCAAGTTTTAAATACCCTTTATCGCCAACCTGTCCACCACCTTCTGGATAAAAAGGTGTTTTAGTAAATACGATTTGATAAAGCGCTCCCTGCTTTTTGGTTTCAACTTTACGGTATTTGGCGATTTCAACCTTCGTTTCTAATTGATCATATCCTACAAAAGCATTTTCTTCAACTTCAGTGATTTCTTCCCAATCGCCAGATGTTACTTGCGTAGCGGCTCTAGAGCGTTCTTTTTGCTTTTTAAGTTCAGCTTCAAATTCAGCAATATTTAGACTAAGTCCTTTCTCTTTTAAAATAAGTGCAGTTAGATCGATCGGAAATCCAAAAGTGTCATACAATTCAAAAGCTTTCACTCCTGAAATTTCTTTTCCTTTAGCTTCGGTTACAATATTCTCTAACATCACCAATCCCTGCTCTAAAGTTCGAAGAAAAGAAAGTTCTTCTTCTTTAATCACATTCTGGATAAGCTGTTGTTGTTTTACCAACTCTGGGAAAGCTTCTCCCATTTGAGTTTTAAGTCTATCTACCAATTTGTAGATAAAAGGTTCTTTAATATTTAAAAATGTAAAACCATACCGAATAGCGCGACGTAAAATTCTACGAATCACATATCCCGCTCCCGTATTGCTGGGTAATTGTCCATCTGCAATACTAAAGGCAACCGCACGAACGTGATCTGCAATTACACGAATCGCGATATTAATATCTTCAGATTTACCATATGTGGAATTTGTTATCTCTTCTATCTCGCCGATAAGTGGTGTAAAAACATCGGTATCATAGTTGGATTGTTTCCCTTGCATGACCATGCAAAGACGCTCAAATCCCATCCCGGTATCGATATGTTTTGCCGGAAGTTCTTCTAAAGAACCATCTGCTTTTCGATTAAATTGCATAAAAACCAAGTTCCATATTTCTACAACCTGAGGATGATCGGCATTTACCAATTCTCTACCCGATTTTTTAGCTTTCTCTTCAGCAGAACGTATATCTACATGAATTTCTGAACAAGGCCCACATGGTCCCTGGTCGCCCATTTCCCAAAAGTTATCTTTTTTGTTTCCGTAGATAATTCGGTCTTCAGGAACAATTTTTTTCCAAAATTCTAAAGCTTCAGTATCTAAACCAACACCGTCTTCTTTGCTTCCTTCAAAAACAGAAACGTACAAACTTTCCTTATCGATCTTAAAAACTTCGGTTAATAATTCCCAGGCCCAGTTAATGGCTTCTTCTTTAAAGTAATCTCCAAAGCTCCAGTTCCCTAACATCTCGAACATGGTGTGATGATAAGTATCATGCCCTACCTCTTCAAGATCATTATGCTTACCACTTACCCGAAGACACTTTTGCGAATCGGTTACTCTTGTATTTTTAGGCACCGAATTCCCAAGAAAAAATTCTTTAAACTGAACCATACCTGCGTTAGTAAACATCAGGCTTGGATCATCTTTAAGCACCATTGGAGCTGAGGGTACAATACTATGTTGTTTTGCTTTAAAAAATCCTAAAAAGCTTTTGCGAATTTCCTGAGATTTCATGTACTGTAATTTCTTCTAAAAATTATTAAATTATGCAGGCTATAAAACAATTGCTATCTTTGTTCGTTAGCGTTTAAACTTGCACGCTTTTTGTGCATACAACGGCAACAAAAATACTATAAATTTAACTCATGTCGAAGGTTAAATATTATTACGATAGCGATACACTTTCTTACAAAAAAATCGAGCGAAAAAAAGGTCGTCGATTTGGAATTGTTTTGCTTAGCATCTTCGGAAGTTTTCTTGCCGGTTTTCTACTATTGTTAGTCTACCTGAATATTCCGCAGATCGAAACGCCCAAAGAAAAGGCACTTAAGCGAGAACTGCAAAATATGCAGTTGCAATATGGCTTGTTGAATAAAAAAATGGATCAAATTCAAAATGTGCTCGGCAATATCGAAGATCGAGATAACAATATTTACCGTTTATATTTTGAGGCTAACCCTATTCCAGAGGAAACTCGTAAAGCCGGTTTTGGTGGGATAAACAGATATAGAGATCTGGAAGGTTTCGACAACTCGAAGCTAATTAAAGAAACTACAAAAAGAATGGATGTGCTTACTAAACAATTAGTAGTACAATCTAAATCTTTAGATGAAATTGCAGAATTAGCAAAAGAAAAAGAGGATTTATTAGCTGCAATCCCAGCAATACAACCTGTAAAGAATGAGAATCTAACCAGAATTGCCTCAGGTTATGGTTGGAGAACCGATCCTTTTACCAAGGTAAGGAAGTTTCATTATGGGATGGATTTTACTTCACCAAGAGGAACCCCGGTTTATGCTACAGGAGATGGTCGCGTAATAAGAGCCGATAATCATAGCACCGGCTACGGCAATCACATCAGGATTGATCATGGCTACGGGTACACTAGCTTATATGCCCATTTATACAAATATAATGTAAGAAGAGGACAAAAGGTAAAACGTGGAGATCTTATTGGTTTTGTAGGAAGCACTGGAAGATCTGAAGCACCACATTTGCATTATGAAGTTTACAAAGATGATGAGCATATAAATCCTATCAATTTTTACTACGGAAACCTTTCTCCGGAAGAATTTGACGAAGTATTGAGAAAATCGCAACAGGAAAATCAATCTCTGGATTAATGCAAGTCGACCTACCTGAAAAAAGATATTATAGCATTGGCGAAGTTGCCACTGCTTTTAAAGTAAACACGTCCTTAATACGATTTTGGGAAAAAGAATTTGATGTTATTAAACCCAAAAAAAACGCGAAAGGAAATCGCAAATTCACACCTGAAGATATTAAGAATCTAGAGCTTATTTATCATTTAGTTAAAGAACGTGGTTTTACTCTGGAAGGTGCGAAAACACACCTTAAAGAAGAAAAGCAAAAAACACTGAGCAATTTTGATATTGTTCGTAAATTAGAAAAAATTAAATCAAGCCTAATCAATATTAAAAATCAATTATAGAAAATGAAAAAATGGTTAATCCCCGTAATCGTCCTAGTTGTTCTTGGAATTATAGTTTATAGTATGACCGCCGGAGTAAACAACACGGGAGTTGAACTTGAAGAAAACGCTAAAGAAGCATGGTCTAACGTAGAAAGTTCCTATCAACGAAGAAACGATCTTATTGGAAATCTTGTAAAAACAGTACAAGGTGCTGCCGATTTTGAACGCGGTACTTTAACTGATGTGATCGAAGCGCGTGCCAAAGCAACTTCTGTTAATGTTGACGCTTCAAATTTGAGCGCTTCTCAAATTCAGCAATTTCAACAAGCACAAACCGGTTTATCGTCTGCCTTATCCAAATTATTGGTAAGTGTAGAGCGATATCCAGATATTAAAGCAAATCAAAACTTTTTGCAATTACAAGCTCAAATTGAGGGTACCGAAAATCGTATTAATGTAGCGCGTGATCGCTATAATGCTGCGGTAACAGACTTCAA encodes:
- a CDS encoding LemA family protein codes for the protein MKKWLIPVIVLVVLGIIVYSMTAGVNNTGVELEENAKEAWSNVESSYQRRNDLIGNLVKTVQGAADFERGTLTDVIEARAKATSVNVDASNLSASQIQQFQQAQTGLSSALSKLLVSVERYPDIKANQNFLQLQAQIEGTENRINVARDRYNAAVTDFNTYIRKFPNNIFAGMFGFERMERYQADAGAENAPDVEFDFQ
- a CDS encoding DUF4230 domain-containing protein yields the protein MKKFLLGAVAVLLIVFGYRFYKNLQNEREVLEQNSKLIQEQIKNVGKLVVTEGNFSQVWSYKDSKKFYLDVFSARKKALIVVNAKVTVSYDLSQLETEIDQENKRVIIKSIPKQELNIYPDIQYYDVTQDYLNQFDASDHNKIKKKVTASLKKKIEASSIKTNAQNRLVSELSKIYILTNTMGWTLEYNDMPVTSQNDLQDIKL
- a CDS encoding GSCFA domain-containing protein codes for the protein MEEHFCTPFYLFDMDFRTIVPVRNQSPKINYNANIALFGSCFVENIGDKLHYFKFNVLQNPFGIIFHPVALLNLFRRIEEDYSYSECDIFERNDQFSCFDVHSQMNRPDRAEMIFHLNNSLQNTRSFLQKSTHVVITLGTAWGYVLHSEQRLVANCHKVAQSNFTKRIYSIDEIKKSLFEISNIIWKLNPKAKIIFTVSPVRHLKDGFVENQRSKANLISTVHEYREEEKLKLNEMTAYFPSYELVMDELRDYRFYGKDMIHLSESAIDYIWDKFKEAWIDSEIYPIMKEVDSIQKSLSHRPFDENSPKHREFLEKLKLKIERLKHKMPSIEF
- a CDS encoding aromatic amino acid hydroxylase, with protein sequence MHNSIESNEILERLPKHLQQYIKPQNYEDYTPINQAVWRYVMRKNVAYLSKVAHKSYLDGLEQTGISIDHIPNMYGMNRILKEIGWAAVAVDGFIPPAAFMEFQAFNVLVIASDIRQLENIEYTPAPDIIHEGAGHAPIIANPEYAEYLRRFGEIGCKAISSAHDYEVYEAIRKLSILKEAEGTPLKEIAAIEKLVGELQDKNVEPSEMALIRNLHWWTVEYGLIGTPENPKIYGAGLLSSIGESKSCMTENIKKIPYSIEAMHQEFDITKPQPQLYVTPDFAHLSLVLEEFANKMALRKGGLSGIKKLIDSKGLGTIEFSTGLQVSGNFENVIEFEGKPIYIQTKGKTALASREKELIGHGTKSHPEGFGSPIGKLKGINLAIEDMSPRDLKAYKIYEGENIELEFEGGIIVNGEIITGTRNLQGKIVLISFRNCTVKYEDQVLFKPEWGRYDMAVGKEIVSAFAGPADHHSFDLVTHKTSSNSIKTEKTSKQKELEGLYEAVRHFREGKNTKFSIQAAFDILKKDHQDDWLLITEIYELALAHDPELAKISKDHLEKLQQKRPKIAHLIEDGIAMAKNKMAPKI
- a CDS encoding M23 family metallopeptidase, translating into MSKVKYYYDSDTLSYKKIERKKGRRFGIVLLSIFGSFLAGFLLLLVYLNIPQIETPKEKALKRELQNMQLQYGLLNKKMDQIQNVLGNIEDRDNNIYRLYFEANPIPEETRKAGFGGINRYRDLEGFDNSKLIKETTKRMDVLTKQLVVQSKSLDEIAELAKEKEDLLAAIPAIQPVKNENLTRIASGYGWRTDPFTKVRKFHYGMDFTSPRGTPVYATGDGRVIRADNHSTGYGNHIRIDHGYGYTSLYAHLYKYNVRRGQKVKRGDLIGFVGSTGRSEAPHLHYEVYKDDEHINPINFYYGNLSPEEFDEVLRKSQQENQSLD
- a CDS encoding MerR family transcriptional regulator; translation: MQVDLPEKRYYSIGEVATAFKVNTSLIRFWEKEFDVIKPKKNAKGNRKFTPEDIKNLELIYHLVKERGFTLEGAKTHLKEEKQKTLSNFDIVRKLEKIKSSLINIKNQL
- the alaS gene encoding alanine--tRNA ligase, which translates into the protein MKSQEIRKSFLGFFKAKQHSIVPSAPMVLKDDPSLMFTNAGMVQFKEFFLGNSVPKNTRVTDSQKCLRVSGKHNDLEEVGHDTYHHTMFEMLGNWSFGDYFKEEAINWAWELLTEVFKIDKESLYVSVFEGSKEDGVGLDTEALEFWKKIVPEDRIIYGNKKDNFWEMGDQGPCGPCSEIHVDIRSAEEKAKKSGRELVNADHPQVVEIWNLVFMQFNRKADGSLEELPAKHIDTGMGFERLCMVMQGKQSNYDTDVFTPLIGEIEEITNSTYGKSEDINIAIRVIADHVRAVAFSIADGQLPSNTGAGYVIRRILRRAIRYGFTFLNIKEPFIYKLVDRLKTQMGEAFPELVKQQQLIQNVIKEEELSFLRTLEQGLVMLENIVTEAKGKEISGVKAFELYDTFGFPIDLTALILKEKGLSLNIAEFEAELKKQKERSRAATQVTSGDWEEITEVEENAFVGYDQLETKVEIAKYRKVETKKQGALYQIVFTKTPFYPEGGGQVGDKGYLKLGEEKINIIDTKKESNQIIHFAKKLPKDVSAEFTAVVDADARAKTAANHTATHLLHQALRQILGTHVEQKGSMVQPNYMRFDFSHFSKLSSEEIEQVEQFVNERIQQKLKLEEQRNIAYQEALNQGAIALFGEKYGDSVRAIRFGESMELCGGTHVNNTADIWYFKITGESAVASGIRRIEAITGDAARDYFNTKTEILEEVQGLLKNAKDPVKAISVLQEENTELKKQVEALLKEKAKNLKSEVKNEIQEINGVHFLAKQVDLDAGGIKDLAFQLGGEIDNLFLLFGTEQKEKALLSCYVSKELVASKALNAGTIVRELGKHIHGGGGGQPFFATAGGKNPAGIPEALAEAKKYIE